The Coprobacillus cateniformis DNA window ATATCCTTATTATATATTAACTGAGATAACCCACCATATGGACTAAATAAAAACGCTAACCATATAAAATATATACCAATACTTAATACTACTTAAATAACTTAATAATACTAATTAATACTTATAATGATATATAGATAATACTAATATAATATGATAAAATACCTTTAGAAACTGTTGGAGGTAAGAATAAGTGAAAATACCCAAAATAACAAAAGAACCTATAAATACATTGTTGTCAATTCTTCCTGGAGGAAATGGATTAGGAAGTGCTGATAAATTAATTTTTATTTTTTTGTTAATTGATATTTATCAATTAATTACTCATAATAAAATAATTGATTTATTTTCTGAAAATGTGAAAACTAATATCAATTCTATTTTTAGCTTTAAAGCGTTAGATATATTTGCATCAATAGTAATTTTGCTGATGTTAATGTTTTGGGGAATATATGGGATAGCAATGATAATTGATAAGATTAAATTTTTGGAAAATAGAACATGGTATATTACATATGGAGAATTTAAATATTTTGCAGAAAGTATGACAACATACTTTGTATTATTTTTTATGATATATATATGTAATCATGGGGTAGATATGTCGTGGCTTAAACAATATGAGATGAGTTGGACATCTGCGTTTAATATATTAAAATGGTGTATAGTTGGTATGTTGATTGTTGCATCAATTTTAAGTGTTATGCAAGCAATATTTATTAGAAAATACAATACAAATGAAAATGAGAAAACATACAGAGAAGAAATAGCTGAAAATGTATTGTTGAAGTTTAAAGACAAGATGAAAACTGATAAAGAATTGGATTATATAGATGAAAAAACTAAAGCATTAAATCTGATTAAAGCTGAAATAGAATTATTAGAGTTGAATGTAAATATTGAAAATATTGAAAAAAACATGAAGAAAAGAATTAGATAATGTACCAGTTACTGGTACATTATCTATAAATCTTTACATAATATGACTGTTATTAAAAGAAATGGAGAGAGTAATTTAGTATGGATTAAAAATGAAATTTCATTACTTTTCTTAAAATCAAGTCTTATATTTAAATTTATCTTTGATATAATATCTTACAGATAGCTATTCAAAATAAAAAATATAAGAGGGTGATTAAAGAAGTTAAATTAAATTCAATAATCTTAGGTGATGCCTATGAAGTTATTAAAAAAATAGATTCTAAATCAATAGATCTTATTGTTACTGATCCACCATATTTAATTAGTAAAGGTAGTAGTGGTAATGGCAGAATTTCAAAACAGATGTTAAAATTAACTAATGAATTACAAGATTCGGATGTTGCAAATGGTATCAAGTTAGATATTCTTGATGAATTCATGAGAATTATGAAAAAACCAAATATATACATATGGTGTAATAAGAAACAAATTTTACCATACTTAAACTACTTTGTAGGTATTCATAAATGTTCTTTTGAAATACTTACATGGATTAAAACTAACCCAATACCTACTTGTGGTAGGAATTATATGAATGATAAAGAATACTGCTTATATTTTAGAAAGGGTATTTCACTTCATACAACATATCAGACTGGTAAAACGTACTGGATCACTCCCACAAATGTGAAAGATAAGAAATTGTATGGGCATCCTACTATTAAACCAATAGATATCATTAAAACCCTGATCCAAAATTCAAGTGCACCTGGTGATGTGGTATTTGATTGTTTTCTTGGATCTGGTACTACTGCAGTTGCATCAAAAGAATTGGAACGTAACTATATTGGTATTGAAAAAAATTCAGATTATTATGAAATAACATTGCAGAGGTTATTGTCTTGTTAAAACTTGCTTTATTAATGAAGTTATGATATTATATGTTTGTTGAAAGATGAAAGGTGTCTCAAGTGTATACTTGAGGCATTTTTTTATTTTCTGAAATAACTCCCACAGACATTCTAATATTTTTCTATAATGTTAGAGGCAATTATCGGTAGGAGGAAAAATGAGGAAAATAAGTAACAATATAGGATTAGATGATTGTAGTAAAAAATTAAGAATAGCAGTTTATTGTAGAGTATCAAGTCGAGAGCAAGCATTGTATGGATATGGGATAGATGCTCAAAAAAGTAAAATAGATGCTTATCTATCATTGTTTGATGTCGAGGTTGAGGAAGTTAATTATTATATTGATGAGGGAATAAGTGCTAAAAATCTTAATCGACCTGAAGTAAAGAGATTAATTAAAGATGTTAAAGAAGATAAAGTAGACGCAATATATATTTATAAATTAGATCGATTAAGTAGGTCAGTTATTGATATATATAATATGATTGAAATGCTGATTGATCATAAATGTAATTTAGTTGCAGTTATGGATAACATAGATATCAATTCAGCTAATGGACGTTTGTTTGTTGGAATATTAGCAATTATTGCACAGTGGGAACGTGAGACAATTATAGAAAGAACTAATGATGGTTTAGAAGAAATGGTCCGACAAGGAAAGTGGCCATATGCTTCTAAACCATTTGGTTATAATAAAAATGAAGATCTCATATTAAGTGTAAATGAAGAAGAAAAGAAAATATTGTATGACATTGTAGTTCAAATAAAAAGTGGAATGACAATAAAAGAAGTTGAAAGGTATTTATTAAAAGAATATGATATTACGATGTCATCATTACAAATAAGAAAAATGCTAAAGAGAGAATGGTATTATGGTTTGTTCCATTACAAAGGAAAAACTTATACAAATATATGTCCTAAAATTTATAATGAAGAAGATGCTGAAGAAATACAAAAAATGATTTCAAAAAGGCATAGGGCAGATAATTATGATAGTAGATACTATTTTAGAAATAAAATCAAATGTGTATGTGGTGAAATACTTGATTTGAGTAGTACAAAAAAAGGAAATAAGCAATATTTTTATTATGTATGCCCAAAGTGCAAAATGAGAATTAACCAGGATTATATTATTGAACAAAGTTTATATGCTATATCTTCAGAGGTTAGCCTTAAAGAGATAAAGAATAATACAAATAAGGCACTTAGGAAGTATCATAGCATCAATAGAAAAATTCAAGATATACATAATAAGTATATAAATAATAAAATGGATCTAAATGTTTATTTAACATCACTTTATAGATTAGAGTATGATAAGAAAGAACAAATGGCCAAAATCAGCACTGATAAACTTATAGACTTTATAAGATGGGAACAAATGACAGACTTAGAGAGATGTAGTTTTGTTAATAATCATATTGCTAGAATCATTGTAGATGTTCATGCAAAGATAGTTGTTAAAATAGAATATATTCAAAAATAACTTTAAAATAAAGTCAAACTCGACTAGACAAATATTGAAATATTTTGTATACTGTATATGTAGTTAAAACAAATTAAATAATGATAATTGCCAAAGTCTTTCAACGTGTATTACCATAATTATTATATATTTAATCTGTTCAGTTCGAGTTAATTAGCCATCATGGCACCAAGATATAAATGAGCTTTAAAGATATTTCTTTAGAGCTTTTTATTTTGACAAAATAGAATTTTAGTGGTGTTAATGATGATTGTTTTAACTATTCTATAAACAGATTTATTATATTTCTAAATGTTAAATTTTGTCGAGCAATATATTGGAGTAACTTTTTATTTTTTTTAAAGCTATAATTTATATATGTATGGAATGATTTAACAATAAATAGATAATAAGCTATTGTTTGAAATATTAAATTTATCTCATAGTTAACTTTTATTATTCAGAAATAATCTAAATATTTTGTGGCTAAAGTCAAGAATTTGGGAGGAAATATATAAATAAGAAAAATTTAATCAGATGTACAGTTTTTTTTAGTGTTTGCTTTATGGGTGTAGTGTCTGTTTTGGCTTATAATCTTCTTATTGAAGAAACTTTTATACGCCTTAAAGATACACAAGTGATTATGAAGCATGATGAATCAGGAGATGAATTTTCAATTATACATACACAATATTGTGTAAATATAATTGTGAATTTGCTTTAAAAACAAACATAAAGTGAAGCTACTTTGTAGAACTACAAATTCTTTCAAATTGTAAAGGTATTTGAATGTTTAAAGCAATGTACATTCTTTGGGGATTATAATATATTTCTTGTTAAGCTTGTTTTCGATGTATATAATGTGTAACATTGATAAGATCTTTTTTCAATGTTTGGTAAAATAATTACATTATCGTATGTTGTATTTTTTGTTGCTTTATAGAATCCCTTCTTCTCTTATCTATTAATCATCCTATTACTGAAAATAAATCTATGACTACAAACGAGAGTTCCTTTTATTATAATATCTGACTATTCATATGAAAGATGGTGATATAGGAAAAGAAGGAATCAAAATTGAAGCGTCTCATTACTATTGCAGCAAATGCAACTGCTACGACTTCCAATGGTCAAAGTGTTGATTTTGAAAAGGAATTCAATTGTGATTTTGGAATAGAGGCCAATATTATTGATTCATTACAAAGGTCTAACACTATATCCAATAAAATACTATTTAAGATAATGGAGAATATCATCAAATAATATAATTAGATAATAGGTGAGAACATATTCTAGAAAACAAAGTGGCAAGTTAGAGCCTTGACTCCAAAACAAAATATTATGAGATATGGGGAGAGTCATAGAGATCCAAGTGATTACTATACTTTTTAAGTGATGAAGAGAATCATAGACCCAAAAAATAAGTCATATATCATATATGAAATAGTTCCATTATCTTTTTTTAGATAATGGAACTATTATTATAAAATAAACTATAAATTTCAAAAACTTTTACATGTTGTTACGATAACAGCAATTGTTGTTATGGTGATGCAAAGTATTCAGATAACACCATATGCCACCAACCATAAGAGTTAAACTAAAAATAGCTGCGGCAACTAGAATAAAGTAAATAATACCTAATGCTCCACTCACAATGGTAAGAAAAAATCCCAAGATTGTTAGCAGTGCTGCACCAATTGTAGCCAGCTGACTACAGTCGTTATAAGCATCATAAATTCCATTTTGACCTAATATAGCAAAACCTATAAATATACTAATTAGCCCTATTAAACCAACTGCTATAACAATAATAGGAAAGAATTCTTCATAAAATAACTCGCCAAGATTGGTAAGGGTTAAAAAAGCAACAAATGCTAATATGAGTGCTATAATAATGACAATACAACTATTTTTTGAATATGATTTCATTTAAAAACCTCCTTTCATTATAAAATATGAAAAAAGGTTAATCTTGTATGGTTTATCTATTCAGGTTTTGTCTTTTTTGCTTCGAGCCATAACATATGTAAGACTTCAATAAGCATTTTTCTCACTTTAGAATCTAATAAAGTTAATTCTTTAATTGCACCTAAAATATGTTTATAAGAAATATGTGATAAATCAGAAAAAGTATAGAGATTTAATGTGTCAAATAACTTAAACATAGAATCAACAAAAAGATGTTTATCTTCATTACTTAACTTTTCTAAGAAAAGTAACACTTTAATAGCGAAATTTACACTTTCACAAGACAATTCATCTTCAACAAAATGATAAGGTCCGACTTCCCATGAAAAACCATTATGTTGTAGCATACCTGTATAGTGACTATGAACAACATGATAATTCTCTTCATGACCTAACACAATGCCAAAAAAAGAATAGTGAGGTATATAACTCTGAATAATAGGTAACATATTCTTATATTCAGAAGATAACATGATCTCATCTTGAAAACCAGGTCCATCATAATTATAGATTTGAATAATACGTTTTTGAATTTCTGAATCTATAAAGCAGCCGGCATACATAGCGAGATTACCACCTTTAGAATGACCAGTTAAATAAATAGGTCTTTGCTTTTTGTATTGAAAGTGTTTCTTAAGTCGTTGAAAAAAGGATGGGGCCAAATATTTATTTTTGAGTGAATCAAGCAAAGAATAAGAATAAGAAAAATCAGAGATATATTTTAAATATTCAACAGATGATAATTGTGCAGGTACTACATTCTCACATAACATTAAAAAATCTTCATGCCAACCTACAAGAGAATCATCAGTTCCACGATAAACAACAACCATATCCTGATTTTCTAATATCAATGTCATTGCAGAGAATTGTTTGATAAGTTCTTTATCTATATCATTCACAAAGCTTATCATTTGAATATTCTGATAACGATAAGATTTAGCCATTTTTTCAAATAATGTGTAAGATTCTCTAATTGTTGGATTTAGTGGCATATTGGTATTCTTATAAAAATCATTGTATGCAAGAAATGCATCATGAATTGTTATGATATGGTCATAATCTAATTGAATAATTTCATCTAAGTTAATATAAGAAAGTTCACTAAAAATCAAGAAGTCTATTTCATTATATGGAAAGTCAATAGGAGATAAATCACCTCGTAAATCAACATAATCATAAATTGTATTTTTCATGTGAGTCCCTCCTTTTATAATTTTAACCATTCTACATGATTTCATTAAAAAAATCAACATTCATATTTTCTTCATCTCTGTGTGAAATTGTCAAAAGAAAAAGATAATTTGCTAAAATTATAGAAATATGATAATCTATCAAATGAGGAAGTGAAAAAATGAAAGCGTTTGATAACAAATATTTAAAAAGAATAGTTTTTAGTATTCAAATGATATCAATGATTTTATTAATAGTAATGGCATATAGTGTACAGTTAATACCAATGAAATATTTAATAGGTGTTGGTGTATTCTTTGTTGCTTTGCTTGTAGGTGAATATTTTTTAATATTTTATAAAAAAGAAAAAAGCAAAAGGTCTTTAATAACGCAAATTCTAAGTATTATATTAAGTTGTGGTTTAATGGTTGGTTCTTTTTATTTTTATAAAGCAGGAAGAACTGTTAATTTAATGACAGAAAATAAATTTCAAACAAGAGCTTTTTCAGTCATTGTTTTAAAGAATTCTGAAATAAAAAATGAAACACAACTACCAAAACATCAAGTAGGGTATATCTCATCAATTGGAACAGAAAATATGTCTTATGCAGTTGCTGAAATTCAGAAGAATGTTGGTAATATTAATTTGAAAGATAATAAAGATTTTAAATCATTATTATCAGCTTTATATAATAAAAATGTTGATGCTATTCTTTTAGATGAAGCATTTAGAAGTTTAGTAGAACAAGAAAAAGATACATTTAGTGATGATACACGTGTTATTTATCAGGTCACAAAAGATGAAGAAGCAGTTAGTTCAAAGAGTGTTGATGTGACGCAAAAACCATTCTTAGTGTTTATTAGTGGTATTGATGAATATGGTGATTTATCAACAGTTTCAAGAAGTGATGTCAATATGCTAGTAGGGGTCAATCCCAATACGAAACAGATTTTATTGATCAGTATTCCTAGAGATACATATTTTCCACTACATACAAGTAAGGGAATGGATAAGTTTACACATGCGGGTATTTATGGTTTACAAGAAAGTGTCAATACTTTACAAGATTTAGTAAATGAGGACATCAACTATTATGCTAGAATGAATTTTACTTCATTTATTGAGATAGTTGATGCATTAGGTGGAGTCACAGTTCATGCTTCACAAGATTTTACGACAAAGATAGGGAAATATGAAATTAAAAAAGGAGAAAACAATTTAAATGCAAAGCAAGCTTTAGCATTTGTTAGAGAAAGAAAATCTTTTATTGATGGAGACTTTGAAAGAGGACGTAATCAACAAAGAATGATTTCAGCGATTGTGAAGAAAATTGGTTCACCAGCTATTTTAACTTCATTCTCTTCTGTACTTGATACAGTAAGTCAAAGTGTTGAAACGAATTTCTCATCAAGTGAAATTAATGCATTAGTGCAGATGCAATTAGCAGATATGCCAGCATGGGATATTCAATCTTATCAAATTGAAGGAACGCCAGATAGTTTGCCTTGCTATTCTTTAGGTGGAGTGAGTGCTTCAGTTGTCGTTCCATCTGATTTGTCAATTCAACAAACAACAAATTATATTGATCAGTTAATGGCAGGAGAAAAGATTCAAACAGAAACTGGTGATTTGGATCAGTAGGAAAGGGAATTATATGAAAGAAACTTTATTACTATATCATGTTGCTGATGATGTTCAAAAAGATATAAAGAATATAGCTGAACAATTACATATTCAAATACAATATCTTGATGAATCTCAATTACATGAAACAATGGGGCATATTTTAAATATTGATGGATTTGAAAAATCTGAAGTACAGAATATTTCTGGTGATTTTCAACAAGAGTTTGTTTTTTTTGCAGGAATGAGTGATAAACAGTTAGATATTATATTACAGTTATTTAGGATGCAGGGGATACCTAAAATTCCATATAAAGCCATGTTAACTGAGCATAATGTTCATTATAAATTTTATCAACTTTATTTAAGTGTGGCTGATGAATATCAACAGATGTCACAAATCAATAATTAGAGAATCTAAAGGATTCTCTTTTTTTACTAAAAAATCCTAAGCTCCAGCGGACTTAGGATCACAAGTTAAATTCATTTGTAAGTTTCTTAATGTCTCAGTATCTTTCTTACTTAAGATAACTGTTGAATGAATTTCACAGTCTTTTAATAATGGTAAGACTTCTAGACATTGTTTTGCATTTGGTTGTGATGAAGATGCTATTGTTAATGTCAAGAGAACTTCATCAATGTCTAATAAAGGATTAGCAATATTTAAATAATTATTTTTTAATGATAAAATAGATTGTAACATATCTGGTGATATTAATTCTATTTCTTGATCAATACCAGCTAAATATTTTAAAGCATTTAATAATGCTGCACTTGACGCTCTTAACAAAGAAGAGGTTTTTCCAGAAATCAAATGACCATCATTCAATTCGATTGCACATGCAGGAACTTGTCTTGCTTCTGCAATTTCTTTTGCAAAGATTGCACATTTTCTATTTTTAGCATCGACATTTGCCTGTGATAATAACATTTGCATTTTTTCAAGTGATTTGGTATTGATTTTTCCCATTAAATAATCAACTTCAGCATGATAATAGCGTCTAACAATTTCGCGACAGCTTGCATCTTTAGCTGCTTCATTATCAATAATTGCATAACCAGCCATATTTACACCCATATCAGTTGGTGAAGCATATGGAGATTCACCAAAGATTTTATTAAACATTGCATTTAAGACTGGGAATATTTCAATATCACGATTATAATTGACTGTTGTTTCATTATATTTTTCAAGGTGGAAAGGATCAATCATATTGACATCGTTTAAGTCAATTGTGGCAGCTTCATAGGCTAAATTTACAGGATGTTTTAAAGGAAGATTCCAAATTGGGAATGTTTCAAACTTTGCATAACCTGCATTCACACCATGTAAGTGTTCATGATACAATTGAGATAAGCAAGTTGCCATCTTTCCTGATCCAGGACCTGGTGCAGTGACAACAACTAATGGTTTTGAAGTTTCTATGTAATCGTTTTTACCAAATCCATCTTGAGAGATAATATGATTGACATCATGAGGATATCCTTCAATAGGATAGTGAATAAAGACCTTTACACCTCTATTTTCTAATTTGGCTTTAAATGTATCAGCAGCGTTTTGATGGCGATATTGTGTAATTGCTACGCTTCCAACATAAAGACCAACACGATGATATTCATCAATTAATCTTAAAACTTCATCATCATAAGATATACCTAAATCACTTCTTACTTTATGTCTTTCTAAATCTTTTGCACAAACAGCAATAATGACTTCCACTTTGTCTTTGAAAGTCAATAACATTTTTAATTTACTATCTGGTTCAAATCCAGGGAGAACTCGTGATGCATGATTATCATCAAAAAGTTTTCCACCAAATTCCAAGTAAAGTTTATTATCAAACTGATCAATTCTTTCTTGGATATGTTTTGATTGTAATTCTACATATAATTCATTACTAAACGCCTTTTTCATTCTCTTTCACTCCTAGATTTCATTATATAGAAAATAGGGTGAAGTTAAAGAAAATAATAAGAATTTGTCAAAATAATAAATATTATTCGTGTATAAATTGTATATTCTTAAGAGAAGATGTTATAATGAATAAGGTGATAAAATATGAATGAAAAATTATATGAATTTGATGCTGAGATACAAAAAGTTCCAGATATTGATGGGGCATATATTATCTTTCCATATGATGTTCGTGAAGAATTTCAAAAAGGACGTGTCAAAGTCAAAGCAACATTTGATGGTGTTGAGTACAATGGCAGTTTGGTGAGAATGAAAACCCCTTATCATATTCTTGGTTTAAGAAAAGATATAAGAGCATTAATAGGGAAGCAACCAGGCGATACAGTTCATGTGACAATACAAGAGAGAACTGAATTGTCAGGAAAATAGAAAGGTTTGTGATAAATGTCACAGTGCTCATGATGTATTTAAGGTTAAAATCATGCAAATAATCATCATAAGAGTGAATATGGGATTATGAGGATGTGAGTTAATGTTAAGAATGATAGATAGTTTTATGAAGAAGATTGTTGAGATGACTGAAAATCATCTCTTTTTTTGTTTGTTGATGTGGTCTTGAACTGCTATTTATAATGATTTGAAAGTTTTATTGATTATTTGATACTGTATAATTTCTTCTGAGATAATTATCAGTTTATTAAAGTTGGTTTCATATCTTGATTTATCTTCAATTATTAAAGAAAATATTTACTTTTTTCTCAGAGAACTTATGATATTGATAAAGAGTTTTCATATGTTTAAAAGATATAAAGATGTTTTTTTTAATAGGTATTTGATTTATGACAATTATCATTAGAATATAAATTGTAAATGAACAAAAGGAGAAATTTATGATAGCAATATCAACATTATTATGGTTTTATTATGATTTATTTCTAGAGTTAAAGAACTTATTACAGTAGTGCAAAAAGATGGTACAAATAGTATTGTCTTTGATGTTTTATTTCCAATACTCATATTTCACATTTTTGTGAAGATCGAAATGTTGCATATGCCAGTAATACTGTGATATTTGATTTGATAGGAACACTGATTGTTTATGCGTGTATTGTAATATGGATTAGATAGACAATTTCATAACTATACAAACAAAAAGATCTAGATATCAATTCTAGATCTTTTTAATAAGTCTCAAATTCTTGGCGTAATGTTTTAATAAAGTATTCTGCTGCACGAGAAAATAGATGATATTTTTTCCAGACAAGCGTCAATCCAACTTGTAACTTAGGCTCAAGTGGTTTGAAACATAATGGACTATGACCAGTTGTATTGATTAATCTATCTAAGGTTAAGGCATAACCATTACCTTCTTCAACTAATAATGAAGCATTATATATAAGATTGTATGTTGCAACAATATTTAATTTATCATAACTGTACTCCATCCAACCAGAGATTTCATTTTGAAACATAACTTGGTCTGAACAAATCAATGGAAGATCTTTGATATCATCTGGAAGAATGCTTTCTTTATTTGCAAGTGGACTGTCTTTTCGCATAAGGAGTCCCCAAGTATCGCATGATGGTAGTTTAATAAAGTCATATTTAGATATATCAGCAGGTTCTACAAATATTCCAAAATCAAGCAATCCTTTTTCTATTTTATCTGCAACATCTTGTGAGTTGCCACTAAAAATATGAAACTTAATATTTGGATAGACTTCACAGCATTTATGCATAACCTTTGCGATTAAGCGCATACCATCGGTTTCACCTGCTCCAATATAAATGTCACCCGAAAGAGAGGCGTCAGAAAGCATAATATCACTTTCGGTTTTTTCAACCAGAGTGACAATTTCTTCTGCTCTTTGTCGTAACAACATGCCATCATCAGTCAGTGTGATTTTCCGATTGCCACGAATAAATAATTGTTTGCCTAATTCTTCTTCCAGTTCTTTCATTTGTCTAGATAATGTTGGTTGAGTCATATGCAGGCGTTCAGCAGCACCTAAAATTGTTTCTTCTCTTGCGATAGCTAAAAAATATTGTAAAACTCTTAATTCCATAATCCTTCACCTCATTTTTATTATAATGATTTCAGATATGCTCTTCAAGTATACATTACCATTTGATATAGGTATTTGATATTTGATATATCTTGTCTTAAAATAATTTATGAGGAGTGATAATCATGAAAATTCAATTTTTAAAGGAGAACATTGAACAAAATTTACAAGATGCTGGATGTGATAAGAATCAAATAAAAAGATTTCTAGAGATTCGCCAAAATAGTGATATTGATAAACAAGTTTTATTTTTAAAATGTCAAAGATGTAAACTTATGGAAAAAATGCATCATGTACAAAAAGAAATAGATTGCTTAGATTATTTCATTTTTATGTTAAAGAAGGAGAAGAATGGTGATGGAAAATAAAAATGTTATTGTTATTTCAACAAGTTTAAGAAAGGGTGGGAATTCTGATTTATTAGCAGATGCATTTGTGAAAGGGGCGATGGAAAAAGGAAATCATGTTGAAAAGATATCTCTAGTCTCTCAAGATATTCATTTTTGTAAGGGATGTCTTGTATGTCAAAAAGGAACTGAATGCATCATCAAAGAT harbors:
- a CDS encoding DNA-methyltransferase, yielding MIKEVKLNSIILGDAYEVIKKIDSKSIDLIVTDPPYLISKGSSGNGRISKQMLKLTNELQDSDVANGIKLDILDEFMRIMKKPNIYIWCNKKQILPYLNYFVGIHKCSFEILTWIKTNPIPTCGRNYMNDKEYCLYFRKGISLHTTYQTGKTYWITPTNVKDKKLYGHPTIKPIDIIKTLIQNSSAPGDVVFDCFLGSGTTAVASKELERNYIGIEKNSDYYEITLQRLLSC
- a CDS encoding recombinase family protein; translated protein: MRKISNNIGLDDCSKKLRIAVYCRVSSREQALYGYGIDAQKSKIDAYLSLFDVEVEEVNYYIDEGISAKNLNRPEVKRLIKDVKEDKVDAIYIYKLDRLSRSVIDIYNMIEMLIDHKCNLVAVMDNIDINSANGRLFVGILAIIAQWERETIIERTNDGLEEMVRQGKWPYASKPFGYNKNEDLILSVNEEEKKILYDIVVQIKSGMTIKEVERYLLKEYDITMSSLQIRKMLKREWYYGLFHYKGKTYTNICPKIYNEEDAEEIQKMISKRHRADNYDSRYYFRNKIKCVCGEILDLSSTKKGNKQYFYYVCPKCKMRINQDYIIEQSLYAISSEVSLKEIKNNTNKALRKYHSINRKIQDIHNKYINNKMDLNVYLTSLYRLEYDKKEQMAKISTDKLIDFIRWEQMTDLERCSFVNNHIARIIVDVHAKIVVKIEYIQK
- a CDS encoding Mbeg1-like protein, which gives rise to MKNTIYDYVDLRGDLSPIDFPYNEIDFLIFSELSYINLDEIIQLDYDHIITIHDAFLAYNDFYKNTNMPLNPTIRESYTLFEKMAKSYRYQNIQMISFVNDIDKELIKQFSAMTLILENQDMVVVYRGTDDSLVGWHEDFLMLCENVVPAQLSSVEYLKYISDFSYSYSLLDSLKNKYLAPSFFQRLKKHFQYKKQRPIYLTGHSKGGNLAMYAGCFIDSEIQKRIIQIYNYDGPGFQDEIMLSSEYKNMLPIIQSYIPHYSFFGIVLGHEENYHVVHSHYTGMLQHNGFSWEVGPYHFVEDELSCESVNFAIKVLLFLEKLSNEDKHLFVDSMFKLFDTLNLYTFSDLSHISYKHILGAIKELTLLDSKVRKMLIEVLHMLWLEAKKTKPE
- a CDS encoding LCP family protein — translated: MKAFDNKYLKRIVFSIQMISMILLIVMAYSVQLIPMKYLIGVGVFFVALLVGEYFLIFYKKEKSKRSLITQILSIILSCGLMVGSFYFYKAGRTVNLMTENKFQTRAFSVIVLKNSEIKNETQLPKHQVGYISSIGTENMSYAVAEIQKNVGNINLKDNKDFKSLLSALYNKNVDAILLDEAFRSLVEQEKDTFSDDTRVIYQVTKDEEAVSSKSVDVTQKPFLVFISGIDEYGDLSTVSRSDVNMLVGVNPNTKQILLISIPRDTYFPLHTSKGMDKFTHAGIYGLQESVNTLQDLVNEDINYYARMNFTSFIEIVDALGGVTVHASQDFTTKIGKYEIKKGENNLNAKQALAFVRERKSFIDGDFERGRNQQRMISAIVKKIGSPAILTSFSSVLDTVSQSVETNFSSSEINALVQMQLADMPAWDIQSYQIEGTPDSLPCYSLGGVSASVVVPSDLSIQQTTNYIDQLMAGEKIQTETGDLDQ
- a CDS encoding DUF3783 domain-containing protein encodes the protein MKETLLLYHVADDVQKDIKNIAEQLHIQIQYLDESQLHETMGHILNIDGFEKSEVQNISGDFQQEFVFFAGMSDKQLDIILQLFRMQGIPKIPYKAMLTEHNVHYKFYQLYLSVADEYQQMSQINN
- a CDS encoding DUF1846 domain-containing protein; protein product: MKKAFSNELYVELQSKHIQERIDQFDNKLYLEFGGKLFDDNHASRVLPGFEPDSKLKMLLTFKDKVEVIIAVCAKDLERHKVRSDLGISYDDEVLRLIDEYHRVGLYVGSVAITQYRHQNAADTFKAKLENRGVKVFIHYPIEGYPHDVNHIISQDGFGKNDYIETSKPLVVVTAPGPGSGKMATCLSQLYHEHLHGVNAGYAKFETFPIWNLPLKHPVNLAYEAATIDLNDVNMIDPFHLEKYNETTVNYNRDIEIFPVLNAMFNKIFGESPYASPTDMGVNMAGYAIIDNEAAKDASCREIVRRYYHAEVDYLMGKINTKSLEKMQMLLSQANVDAKNRKCAIFAKEIAEARQVPACAIELNDGHLISGKTSSLLRASSAALLNALKYLAGIDQEIELISPDMLQSILSLKNNYLNIANPLLDIDEVLLTLTIASSSQPNAKQCLEVLPLLKDCEIHSTVILSKKDTETLRNLQMNLTCDPKSAGA
- a CDS encoding DUF1905 domain-containing protein, giving the protein MNEKLYEFDAEIQKVPDIDGAYIIFPYDVREEFQKGRVKVKATFDGVEYNGSLVRMKTPYHILGLRKDIRALIGKQPGDTVHVTIQERTELSGK
- a CDS encoding LysR family transcriptional regulator, whose amino-acid sequence is MELRVLQYFLAIAREETILGAAERLHMTQPTLSRQMKELEEELGKQLFIRGNRKITLTDDGMLLRQRAEEIVTLVEKTESDIMLSDASLSGDIYIGAGETDGMRLIAKVMHKCCEVYPNIKFHIFSGNSQDVADKIEKGLLDFGIFVEPADISKYDFIKLPSCDTWGLLMRKDSPLANKESILPDDIKDLPLICSDQVMFQNEISGWMEYSYDKLNIVATYNLIYNASLLVEEGNGYALTLDRLINTTGHSPLCFKPLEPKLQVGLTLVWKKYHLFSRAAEYFIKTLRQEFETY